One Helianthus annuus cultivar XRQ/B chromosome 7, HanXRQr2.0-SUNRISE, whole genome shotgun sequence genomic region harbors:
- the LOC110866448 gene encoding protein FAR1-RELATED SEQUENCE 1-like, whose amino-acid sequence MEEMSGLMRTTSRSESENHFFGQVCNSKATLVKFMTHYETAIEAQRHTHRKNDHESRYKRPQLKSNYQLLEGQAVDIYTKSIFCDVQAKLIEIADCINQRYEDQPDGFIKFYINDFQQPCISLFELLMQAFEQFGLLCRHIFYVLRIMDIREFPKQYILNRWRKDASLNCSPEYSISREYITELDPDVQSMMRDIIFSTEYTLKRLYGNKEELSLYKDHVQSYMKKVQDMQIVAPPASTRDRFAEIIGQYKNDKNPIRVPIGYKSKGSGSWKRLKSIQEIAIEKKKSKSKPGAKERQCQNCKGCGHYASTCKHAIIKRRSTRSSRASEE is encoded by the exons ATGGAAGAGATGTCGGGTCTTATGCGAACGACATCGAGGTCAGAGAGTGAAAATCATTTTTTTGGTCAAGTGTGCAATTCGAAAGCTACTCTTGTTAAGTTCATGACTCATTACGAAACTGCAATAGAAGCACAGCGTCACACGCACCGGAAAAATGATCATGAATCTCGATACAAACGACCCCAGTTGAAGAGTAATTACCAATTGTTGGAAGGCCAAGCTGTTGACATATACACAAAAAGTATTTTTTGTGACGTTCAAGCTAAGCTAATTGAAATTGCGGATTGCATAAATCAACGTTACGAAGATCAGCCCGATGGGTTtattaagttttacataaatgacTTCCAGCAGCCTTGTATATCCTTATTTGAG TTGCTCATGCAGGCTTTTGAGCAGTTTGGTTTGTTATGTCGACATATATTCTATGTTTTGAGAATTATGGACATTAgggaatttccaaaacaatacattTTGAATAGATGGCGCAAAGATGCTTCCCTAAACTGCTCTCCCGAATACTCAATTAGTCGTGAATATATTACCGAGCTTGATCCCGATGTGCAAAGTATGATGCGAGATATTATTTTTTCAACGGAATATACTTTGAAACGTTTATATGGTAATAAAGAGGAGTTATCTTTATACAAGGATCATGTTCAATCTTATATGAAGAAGGTTCAAGATATGCAGATTGTTGCTCCTCCCGCTAGTACTAGGGATAGATTTGCCGAGATAATCGGTCAATATAAAAACGACAAGAATCCGATAAGAGTCCCTATTGGGTATAAATCCAAAGGTTCTGGTTCTTGGAAGCGACTGAAATCTATACAGGAGATAGCAATCGAGAAAAAGAAATCAAAGTCGAAACCCGGGGCCAAAGAAAGACAGTGTCAGAACTGCAAAGGCTGTGGACACTACGCATCGACATGCAAACATGCCATAATTAAAAGAAGATCGACAAGGTCTTCGAGAGCCAGTGAAGAGTAG